The stretch of DNA TCAATCTCAACATATGTTGGCTCACTCCGATGAGTTGCCTGTAAACATATGATGTGCATTCGTAGAGACGAATGTGCCTATATTATAATCGTTTATGACTGCGTTTATGCTATGTTTTGCAAAGCAAAAGAACAGACGACGAGTtcttggaaagaaaaaaaaagttcttaaagtggtgtttggttctttagtcctatgactaaaaattagtcactgGACTAAAATCATTAGTCTCTACTGTTTGGTTAGAGAGattaaaagagactaaaaatacatcatatatagaaattttggttaaGGGATAGGTGTGAAAGAAAGTTTTAGTCCCAATAAATACCTATGGAAGGGACTAACGGACTAATACAATCTTCTCTCTTTTAATCCCTCctgtttggatttttaagaactaaagGAGACTAAAATGGAGGGACTAATGAATCAGTCACCTAAACCAAATAGGGCTTAAGATACCACTATTTTGGCTTGCTAATTGAAGCAACCCCCAGTGATAAGTGGTTAATATCCATCCACACACAGGATGAACACAGCAATCAAGCTGGGCGTCACTCCAAGCAATCAGCCGTGCCACAGCCCACAGCTAGCAGCATCCCGTCCACTCGCTTCTCCTTGCTTACACACCACCCCCAGTGACTCTCCACCGTCCGATCCACCCCCACGCGAAAATCCCATCCGCCCATCTTCCCGCCACGCCCACGCGCCTTCTCCCTCCCTTGCCTTCCGGACAACTGCATGCGTCTCCCGCGCTCTCACGTCGCACGCAACCACCCCTATCTATGGCGATCCATCCAGCTCTCCAGCTCGTAGTAGGTTAGGTATATATATGCCCTAGCTACGTGTACGTGTTCTCATACAGAGATCGATCACAGCTGGGAAGTGAAGGTCGGTCGATcatggacggcggcggagagaggTCGGTGCGGGTGAATATAGAGGCCCAGGCGAGTGATCCGGCGGGGTTGGCAACGCCGTTCGAGCCGCAGCTGTCGGACGGCTCGCCGCCGAGGTCGAGCATGCAGAGCctgggcggtggcggtggggttgacgacgacggcgatggccaAGCGCgtgaggtggaggcggcgggaggaggaggaggagggaggcgggaggaggaggcggtggtggtggcggcggtggggccgGAGCGGAGGCTGACGATGCTGGCGCTGCGGCTGGCGATACTGGAGAAGGCGGCGAGCGGGCTGGGCGCGCTCGGGTTCATCTGGGCCACCGTCGTGCTCCTCGGCGGCTTCGCCATCACGCTCGGGAGGGTGGATTTCTGGTCGGTCACCGTCATCCTCCTCATCGAGGGCGCCCGCATATTCAGCCGCAGCCATGAGCTGGAGTGGCAGCACCAGGCCACGTGGtcgctcaccgccgccggccgctccaGCTTCCGCCTCGTCGCCCGCTCCTTCCGCTTCGTCTTtggcctcgacgacgacggcaaggtccccgcctccgccgccgtcgcgcctaGGATGAGACGAAGCCGACGGCTGAGCAGATGGACTGGGTGGTTCACCTGGAGCTTCCTGTCACGGCAAGTCGGGCGGGTGTTCTACTGGCTGCAgctggcgtcggcgacggcgtgcgtcACGCTGTCGGCGGTGCGGCTCGCCAGGCAGGACttcggcgaggcggaggacgCGCGGACCAACCGGCGGTCGGCGCTCGACATCTTCTACGGCCTCGCGCTCGCCGAGGCGCTGCTGTTCTTGATGGAGAAGGCGATGTGGGAGTGGGAGGTGAGCTACGGCCGCCTCCTCgagcgcgtcgccggcgagtaCCACCTCCCCGGCGAGCCTGGGctggtcgccgtccgccgcttCTTCTACGACGCCTACTCCCGCTGCGTCGACGGGAGCATCTTCGACGGCCTCCGGATGGACCTCGTCTCCTTCGCCGAGGAGCTCATCGTCGGCGGGTCGCACGACGAGCAGCGCATCGGCGTCGGGATCCTCGTCAACGTCGCGGCGAACCCGCGGCTCGGGGAGGCTGCGCTGCGGCGGGTCGGCACGTCGGCCGCCGTCGTGGACCGCCTGGTGGAGATGCTCACCTGGAGCGGccccgccgaggccgccgcccgggcgtCCGCGGCGCTCGTCGTGTCCAAGCTCGCCAGCAAGAAACGGAACGCGCTCCGCGTCGCCAGCGTCCCCGGCGCCATCGAGTCGGTGTCGTCGCTGCTCTACGCCGCCGACGAAGAGTGCAATCTCCTCGGCCTCCTCATCATCAAGAAGCTGGCTCGCGACCACGACAACTGCAGCAAGATCGGCAACGCCCGCGGCCTGCTGGACAAGATCATCGACTTCTCCGccatcggcgccgccggcgccggcccagTGATAACGCCGTCGCGCGCCAAGGCCGTGAAGCGGTCGCTGCAGGTGGTCAAGATGCTCGCCGAGACGACGGGGAGCACCGGGAAGCTGCTC from Oryza brachyantha chromosome 12, ObraRS2, whole genome shotgun sequence encodes:
- the LOC121056026 gene encoding uncharacterized protein LOC121056026 — its product is MDGGGERSVRVNIEAQASDPAGLATPFEPQLSDGSPPRSSMQSLGGGGGVDDDGDGQAREVEAAGGGGGGRREEEAVVVAAVGPERRLTMLALRLAILEKAASGLGALGFIWATVVLLGGFAITLGRVDFWSVTVILLIEGARIFSRSHELEWQHQATWSLTAAGRSSFRLVARSFRFVFGLDDDGKVPASAAVAPRMRRSRRLSRWTGWFTWSFLSRQVGRVFYWLQLASATACVTLSAVRLARQDFGEAEDARTNRRSALDIFYGLALAEALLFLMEKAMWEWEVSYGRLLERVAGEYHLPGEPGLVAVRRFFYDAYSRCVDGSIFDGLRMDLVSFAEELIVGGSHDEQRIGVGILVNVAANPRLGEAALRRVGTSAAVVDRLVEMLTWSGPAEAAARASAALVVSKLASKKRNALRVASVPGAIESVSSLLYAADEECNLLGLLIIKKLARDHDNCSKIGNARGLLDKIIDFSAIGAAGAGPVITPSRAKAVKRSLQVVKMLAETTGSTGKLLRREVAEIVFTVSNIRAVLQHGAGHLDLQRLGAEVLTRLAMDADAREKIGGTGGVVSLLLAMFLQPSITDEGDAARVEAGEALAMLALESRRNCDRILRAGGDGAATVARLVDALTDDAAGVGAARILTNLCAYAGGEWFSDLHLVTAGAAAALRNVMTKKSRLLEVSLGLVAQMTRFMGPHELSHHLAGAGVPGGEEELVNRLVSVLSRYRSPSISVPRIRRFTVELAIAMMTEGRRRRGAAAVMMAAAGMAPELRRVAETTSELECFHVFSGSAGLSRHAVSLSALVDTALELMATRATDDQ